From Prosthecobacter sp., the proteins below share one genomic window:
- a CDS encoding GDSL-type esterase/lipase family protein: protein MRVLFCLLLLLRPIQAEQCLVLGDSLTKEYEAEFPGLYPQNPAAWQARNWIEILHQHRTDWFDTGTWDVYADARATGHAHNWALPGATTGEIKSILTNFFNQWWVNSLKNHIRYDVERVVIFAGGNDADSYYANLYNGLVGPEVTNPTLSNLQWLVGWVRDLNATVPIMLVSIPHVGCTPKIQQGYPTDVVKTARVSTAMDALNASLASYAQSQGIGFAPGVYEFTKALITQPFRIKGIEFYRVADADAGTRYAFSGDGFHPNTCAHTKIAQLIVEAFNSKYPSTPISPLDDDYIITNVLGLDPNIPFNEWMISQGSTGAFHDDSDGDGVPNLLEFALEGFAADHADTANLPQPVMQSGALTLTYRPRVVFTEWGSLKAQSSPDLATWTDVPAAQTMTNPDGTITVNAAFINRGFVRLKAVK from the coding sequence ATGCGTGTCCTGTTTTGTCTGCTGCTCCTGCTCCGCCCGATTCAGGCGGAGCAGTGCCTCGTGCTCGGGGACAGCCTGACAAAGGAGTATGAGGCGGAATTTCCGGGCTTGTATCCGCAGAATCCGGCTGCCTGGCAGGCGCGGAATTGGATTGAAATCCTGCATCAGCACCGCACGGACTGGTTCGACACCGGAACGTGGGATGTCTATGCCGATGCGCGCGCCACCGGCCATGCTCATAACTGGGCCTTGCCCGGAGCGACGACTGGCGAGATCAAATCCATCCTCACCAATTTCTTCAACCAGTGGTGGGTCAACTCGCTGAAAAACCACATCCGCTATGATGTGGAACGCGTGGTCATCTTTGCCGGTGGCAATGATGCCGACAGCTATTACGCGAACCTTTACAACGGACTCGTCGGTCCCGAGGTAACGAACCCGACGCTGAGCAATCTGCAATGGCTCGTGGGCTGGGTACGTGACCTGAATGCCACAGTTCCCATTATGCTCGTGAGCATACCGCATGTCGGTTGCACGCCGAAGATCCAGCAAGGCTACCCGACTGATGTTGTGAAGACCGCACGCGTCTCTACTGCCATGGATGCGCTGAATGCCAGCCTCGCCAGCTACGCACAGTCACAGGGCATCGGTTTCGCGCCAGGTGTGTATGAATTCACGAAGGCGCTGATCACACAGCCCTTCCGCATCAAGGGCATCGAGTTTTATCGTGTGGCGGATGCGGATGCCGGCACGCGTTATGCCTTTAGCGGCGACGGCTTTCATCCCAACACCTGTGCGCACACGAAGATCGCGCAGTTGATCGTGGAAGCCTTCAATTCCAAGTATCCTAGCACACCGATTTCGCCGCTGGATGACGACTACATCATCACGAACGTACTGGGGCTCGATCCCAACATCCCTTTCAACGAGTGGATGATCTCGCAAGGATCTACCGGTGCCTTCCATGACGATTCTGATGGCGATGGTGTGCCTAATTTATTGGAATTCGCGCTCGAAGGGTTCGCCGCTGACCACGCTGACACCGCAAACCTGCCTCAGCCGGTCATGCAAAGCGGCGCATTGACCCTAACCTACCGTCCGCGGGTGGTGTTCACCGAATGGGGCAGCCTGAAAGCTCAATCATCCCCCGATCTGGCCACATGGACCGACGTACCCGCCGCTCAAACCATGACGAATCCCGATGGAACTATCACGGTGAACGCCGCCTTCATCAACCGGGGCTTTGTCCGCCTGAAGGCAGTGAAGTGA
- a CDS encoding polysaccharide biosynthesis/export family protein, with protein MILITTNDTAMNTRLLLCILAASTLVLNSVQGQNSELALKSGDRIALSIGRIPDADVTQISKVYSVSDGGTINLVHIGEVRAAGLKPSVLQRAIEQAYIEREVYTRPTVTISIDGGEAPSRMVYVVSGCKQNGPVPYNSGMTIMKAVSVAKGFSDFAHPSRTKLIRDGVTTEVNLKDISANPARDIKLQPEDQIIVPE; from the coding sequence GTGATTTTGATTACAACCAATGATACGGCAATGAACACGCGACTTCTCCTTTGCATTCTTGCTGCCTCTACGCTTGTGCTGAATTCTGTTCAGGGACAGAACAGCGAACTCGCGCTCAAATCTGGTGATCGGATCGCCCTCTCCATCGGCAGGATTCCCGACGCTGACGTCACCCAGATCAGCAAGGTGTACAGCGTCAGTGATGGTGGCACCATCAATCTGGTGCATATCGGCGAGGTTCGAGCCGCTGGTCTCAAGCCTTCCGTGCTTCAACGTGCCATTGAGCAAGCCTACATCGAGCGCGAAGTTTACACGCGTCCTACCGTCACCATTTCGATTGATGGTGGCGAGGCTCCGTCCCGAATGGTCTATGTCGTCAGCGGCTGTAAACAGAACGGCCCGGTGCCTTACAACTCTGGTATGACCATTATGAAAGCCGTGAGTGTAGCGAAAGGTTTCTCTGACTTTGCCCACCCCAGCCGCACCAAACTGATTCGCGACGGTGTCACCACCGAGGTCAACCTCAAGGACATCAGCGCCAATCCAGCGCGCGACATCAAGCTCCAGCCCGAAGATCAGATCATCGTGCCGGAGTGA
- a CDS encoding polysaccharide biosynthesis/export family protein translates to MKTHLFSCILAACAFVLAPAHAQNGELALKANDRVTISIGGIPDNEVPQISKVYTISDSGTVNLLHIGEVRAAGLKPSTLQRTIEQTYVAREIYTRPTVTVSTDDSAATARMVYVISGCGKNGPIPWNSGMTILKAVGAAGGFTPFAKPSKTKLIRDGVTTEVNLKDISANPARDIKLQPEDQIIVPE, encoded by the coding sequence ATGAAAACACACCTTTTCTCCTGCATCCTCGCCGCATGCGCATTCGTGTTGGCTCCGGCACACGCCCAGAACGGCGAACTCGCCCTCAAGGCCAACGACCGCGTGACCATCTCCATCGGCGGTATTCCCGACAACGAAGTGCCGCAGATCAGCAAGGTGTACACCATCAGCGACAGCGGCACCGTCAATCTCCTCCATATCGGCGAAGTTCGTGCCGCCGGTCTCAAGCCCTCCACGCTTCAGCGCACCATCGAGCAGACCTACGTTGCCCGCGAAATATACACACGTCCCACTGTCACTGTCTCCACCGATGACAGCGCGGCCACCGCCCGCATGGTCTATGTCATCAGCGGCTGTGGCAAGAACGGTCCCATTCCGTGGAATTCCGGCATGACCATCCTCAAGGCCGTCGGCGCCGCAGGCGGTTTCACCCCCTTCGCCAAGCCCAGCAAGACCAAACTCATCCGCGACGGCGTCACTACCGAGGTCAATCTCAAGGACATCAGCGCCAATCCAGCGCGTGACATCAAGCTCCAGCCCGAAGATCAGATTATCGTGCCGGAGTGA
- a CDS encoding polysaccharide biosynthesis tyrosine autokinase, with product MNESGTELQKHAMDTWQVVKNRFGLISLSFLLIFAAAAVLTYIMPRKYRGHVEMTIERITQDINVFDKNRGDSLAFTQEYIKTQFETITKPTTLYPVIEKLELAKRWELPNRQAALARLRANLETQSMLRSDFVIIDYYDQDSQLAATIANEIAKSYMAQRNNIEGEKKQKALTVLQQQISDQEDLRRQAQLRSQEAKRKAGIVGDWIVGGGSSLNPGSDIRTSEENMQMSREQLLMQSDQDILTLQTEIDQIANLSSDDLIAQASGLKLENQNIATMTSKLQELQVAREGLINEGRGRMHPQVLSVDSQVTQYKALILGAAKAHVAGLQNRLDGAKKKRQSLQTYNDDAKEEIMNMQSLYNEYKTAKDEVTYLEDLLVKMRSRFFEEKAGIELVKSPATIYSEAEPEGKPAKPNVPLHLALGGVLGLMFGLGLAFFLEYMDTTVKNLDDVERFLGVPVLAVVPKGVGVLHRSSGFNPDAEAYRILRTNIEFNRKSADANCLSVVSGGAGEGKSTTMVNLAYVCAQGGYNVLLIDADLRRPSMHTYFDVSHATGLTNYLTTDIRLEDVVIRTQVENLFFLPSGLLPADSAGLLNSQRMVDLIADVKSRFDLVLIDSPPILGVSDASVLANMADMTMIVVQHRKLPRHMLMRVKQSVENVGGKVIGVVLNNVDLRSDAQYQYYTSYYTYYSPTNTPGSGQSGKSRRRKIRTETTAPALGTPQPLARLDGDDVF from the coding sequence ATGAACGAGTCAGGCACAGAACTGCAAAAGCATGCGATGGACACCTGGCAGGTGGTCAAAAATCGGTTTGGACTCATCTCGCTTTCCTTCCTCCTCATTTTTGCTGCTGCCGCAGTGCTCACTTACATCATGCCGCGCAAGTATCGCGGACATGTCGAGATGACCATCGAGCGCATCACGCAGGATATCAATGTGTTCGACAAAAACCGTGGAGACAGTCTTGCCTTCACCCAAGAATATATCAAAACGCAGTTTGAGACGATCACCAAGCCCACCACGCTCTATCCGGTTATCGAAAAACTCGAACTCGCCAAGCGCTGGGAGCTGCCCAACCGCCAGGCCGCGCTGGCCCGTCTGCGCGCCAACCTTGAGACGCAGTCCATGCTGCGTTCGGACTTTGTTATTATTGATTATTACGACCAGGATTCTCAACTCGCGGCCACCATTGCCAATGAAATTGCTAAAAGTTACATGGCGCAGCGCAACAACATCGAGGGCGAAAAAAAGCAGAAAGCTCTCACGGTTCTTCAGCAGCAAATCTCTGATCAGGAAGATCTGCGACGTCAGGCCCAGTTGCGCTCACAAGAAGCCAAGCGCAAAGCCGGCATCGTCGGCGATTGGATCGTCGGCGGCGGCAGTTCGCTCAATCCAGGCAGCGACATTCGCACCTCGGAAGAAAACATGCAGATGTCACGCGAGCAATTGCTCATGCAGTCTGATCAGGACATCCTCACCTTGCAGACCGAGATCGACCAGATTGCCAATCTCAGCTCCGATGATCTGATTGCCCAGGCTTCCGGCCTCAAACTGGAGAATCAAAACATCGCGACGATGACCTCGAAGCTCCAGGAACTGCAAGTGGCCCGTGAGGGGCTGATCAACGAGGGCCGTGGTCGCATGCATCCCCAAGTGCTCAGCGTGGACAGCCAGGTCACCCAATACAAGGCTCTCATTCTAGGAGCGGCCAAGGCGCACGTCGCGGGGCTCCAAAACCGGCTCGATGGTGCCAAAAAGAAGCGCCAGTCGCTCCAGACCTACAACGACGACGCCAAAGAGGAGATCATGAACATGCAGTCGCTCTACAACGAGTACAAGACTGCCAAGGACGAGGTCACTTATCTCGAAGACCTGCTCGTCAAGATGCGCTCGCGCTTCTTCGAGGAAAAGGCGGGCATCGAACTCGTGAAATCCCCTGCCACCATCTACTCAGAGGCGGAACCCGAGGGAAAACCCGCCAAGCCGAATGTGCCGCTGCACCTCGCGCTGGGTGGAGTGCTTGGTCTCATGTTCGGCCTCGGTCTCGCCTTCTTCCTCGAGTACATGGACACCACGGTGAAGAATCTTGATGATGTCGAGCGCTTCCTCGGCGTTCCCGTGCTTGCCGTGGTGCCAAAGGGGGTCGGTGTGCTGCATCGTTCCAGTGGCTTCAATCCCGATGCCGAGGCCTACCGGATTCTGCGCACGAACATCGAATTCAACCGCAAGTCAGCCGACGCCAACTGCCTCAGCGTCGTCAGTGGCGGGGCAGGGGAGGGGAAATCCACCACCATGGTGAATCTCGCCTACGTCTGCGCCCAAGGCGGCTACAATGTCCTGCTCATTGATGCCGATCTGCGCCGCCCCAGCATGCACACGTATTTCGATGTCAGCCATGCCACCGGCCTTACGAATTACCTCACCACCGACATCCGCCTCGAAGATGTCGTTATTCGCACCCAAGTCGAAAACTTGTTCTTTCTTCCCAGTGGCCTGTTGCCCGCCGACAGCGCTGGTCTGCTCAACTCCCAGCGCATGGTCGATCTCATCGCCGATGTGAAAAGCCGCTTCGACCTCGTTTTGATCGACTCGCCGCCCATCCTCGGTGTTAGCGACGCCTCCGTGCTCGCCAACATGGCCGACATGACCATGATCGTTGTACAGCACCGCAAGCTGCCTCGCCATATGCTCATGCGCGTCAAACAGAGTGTCGAAAACGTCGGCGGCAAGGTCATCGGTGTCGTCCTCAACAACGTCGATCTCCGCAGCGACGCCCAATACCAGTACTACACCAGCTACTACACTTACTACTCGCCTACCAACACCCCTGGCAGCGGCCAGAGCGGCAAGTCACGTCGCCGCAAGATCCGCACCGAAACCACCGCTCCCGCTCTGGGCACTCCACAGCCGCTCGCGCGTTTGGATGGCGACGATGTTTTTTAG